The genomic interval GCCGGCGACGATCACCACCGCGTCGCCCTCCCGGTAGAAGATCCGGCCGGGTGTGCCGCCGTAGCGGCCCTCGGACACCCTGGCGGCCACGACCTCCAGGCGCTTGCCGCGGTGGTGGGTGAAGGCGCTCGGGTACGGCGCGCACTGGGCCCGTACGAGGCGGTCCAGCACCTCCGCGGGCCAGTTCCAGTCGATCCGGATGTCCTCGGTGGAGCGCTTGTGGAAGAAACTGGCCTTGCTGCGGTCCTGCTTGACCCAGTCGGTGCGCCCGGAGGCGATCAGGTCCAGGCCGTCCACGGTGAGGGGCCCGAACAGCTCCAGTGTCTTGTGGAACAGGTCGGCGGTGGTGTCCCTCGGGCCCACCGGCACCGCGCGCTGGAGGACGATGTCGCCCGCGTCGAGGACCTCGTCCATCATGTGCGCGGTGACTCCCACCTCCTTCTCGCCGTTGATGAGGGCCCAGATCAGCGGGGAGAAGCCGGCGTAGGCCGGCAGCAGCGAGTCGTGCACGTTGAGCGTGCCGTGCCGCGGCAGGTTGAAGATGCGCTCCGGGATCCAGGTGCGCCAGTTGGTCGCGACGATGACGTCCGGGTCGGCCTCCTTGAGCCGGGCGAACAGCTCCTCGTCGTCGGGGCGGTTGCGGATCAGGACGGGCACGTCGTGCTGCTCGGCGAGGTCGGCGACGGAGTCGTTCCAGATCTTCTCGTACGCGTGGTCGCTCTTGGGGTGCGTCACGACCAGTGCCACGTCGTGCTCGGAGTCGAGGAGCGCCTGAAGGGTGCGGTGCCCCCAGGTCTGATAGCCGAACATGACGACCCGCATGGGGTTCCTCCTTGGGGCGGTGGCTTGATCGCTCGCAAGTAAAGCAAGCCTTGCCTAACCTCGCA from Streptomyces albireticuli carries:
- a CDS encoding methionyl-tRNA formyltransferase; this translates as MRVVMFGYQTWGHRTLQALLDSEHDVALVVTHPKSDHAYEKIWNDSVADLAEQHDVPVLIRNRPDDEELFARLKEADPDVIVATNWRTWIPERIFNLPRHGTLNVHDSLLPAYAGFSPLIWALINGEKEVGVTAHMMDEVLDAGDIVLQRAVPVGPRDTTADLFHKTLELFGPLTVDGLDLIASGRTDWVKQDRSKASFFHKRSTEDIRIDWNWPAEVLDRLVRAQCAPYPSAFTHHRGKRLEVVAARVSEGRYGGTPGRIFYREGDAVVIVAGADARTGRNHGLAIERVRTEDGQELSAADYFTTMGGYLTGRP